From Chryseobacterium gallinarum, one genomic window encodes:
- a CDS encoding TetR/AcrR family transcriptional regulator: MSKPRERILNTTMILFHQQGYNNTGINQIIEESAVSKASFYQHFKSKDDLCIEFLDKRYAYWISELKNFISGAQTVEERFLKSFDFLIFMNEKENFRGCSFLNILSEIPSEKVEIHKVIRSHKKALRDAFNKDLKDDMLSDHIYLLFESCIVTSQLYRSNELIKKTKSIVQGLLLSSC, encoded by the coding sequence ATGTCCAAACCTCGTGAAAGAATACTAAATACCACTATGATCTTGTTTCATCAACAAGGTTATAACAATACCGGCATCAATCAGATCATTGAAGAGTCGGCGGTTTCAAAAGCCAGTTTTTATCAGCATTTCAAATCGAAAGATGACCTGTGTATTGAATTTCTTGACAAAAGATATGCTTATTGGATATCGGAATTAAAGAACTTTATTTCCGGAGCGCAGACTGTAGAAGAAAGGTTTTTGAAATCATTTGACTTTTTGATCTTCATGAACGAAAAAGAAAATTTCCGGGGCTGCAGCTTTTTGAATATATTATCTGAAATTCCCTCTGAAAAAGTGGAGATTCATAAGGTGATCCGCAGCCATAAAAAAGCGTTACGGGATGCCTTTAACAAGGATCTTAAAGATGATATGCTATCCGACCATATTTACCTTCTTTTTGAAAGCTGTATAGTGACCAGCCAGCTTTACAGGTCAAATGAATTAATCAAAAAAACCAAATCAATAGTACAAGGACTGCTTTTATCTTCCTGCTAA
- a CDS encoding Crp/Fnr family transcriptional regulator — MQIPDIKSFLHTAPHLFREVQYPAKKVLLEEGQVSANMFLVKSGALREYFYKDGKELTLEFITENQAVASFDSFVNGTPSDFLIETLEPSVVYELHYKAFRQLLENPGFQQTFNTLFYKRFSEISKRLMSFIKDSPQERYKQLLKKRPEILLRFPQHYIASYLGITSVSLSRIRNRR, encoded by the coding sequence ATGCAAATACCTGATATTAAATCCTTCCTTCATACCGCTCCTCATCTGTTCCGGGAAGTACAATATCCTGCTAAAAAGGTACTCCTTGAAGAAGGCCAGGTTTCAGCCAACATGTTTTTAGTCAAAAGCGGAGCATTAAGGGAATATTTTTATAAGGATGGAAAAGAACTTACCCTCGAATTTATAACCGAAAATCAGGCTGTAGCGTCTTTTGACAGCTTCGTGAACGGTACCCCAAGTGATTTTTTGATAGAAACGCTGGAACCTTCTGTTGTTTATGAATTGCATTACAAAGCTTTCCGGCAATTGCTGGAAAATCCAGGATTTCAACAAACCTTTAATACTTTATTTTATAAGCGGTTTAGTGAAATCAGTAAAAGACTGATGTCTTTTATTAAAGATTCTCCTCAGGAAAGATATAAGCAGCTTCTCAAAAAGAGACCGGAAATTTTACTCCGGTTTCCACAACATTATATTGCATCTTACCTTGGGATTACCAGTGTTTCTTTAAGCAGGATCCGGAATCGCAGATAA
- a CDS encoding transposase, with amino-acid sequence MNLKEIHIGKLIQIRTDEKKLDKDRICSYLKCTEDELERMYEAKSMSSELLLKWSKLLEYDFFRIYSQHLIFYSPPAVNYQKKGAVSKNPMPQFRKNIYTSEIIEFILDLISSGAKTKQQIITEYRIPKTTLYKWVEKYSSSEKKLISLQSTPADD; translated from the coding sequence ATGAATCTTAAGGAAATACACATTGGTAAACTTATACAGATAAGGACCGATGAAAAGAAACTGGATAAAGACCGGATATGCAGTTATCTTAAATGTACAGAGGATGAACTTGAAAGGATGTATGAGGCAAAGAGCATGTCAAGTGAATTACTTTTAAAATGGAGCAAGCTGCTGGAATATGATTTTTTCAGGATTTATTCACAACATCTGATTTTTTACTCGCCACCGGCTGTCAATTATCAAAAAAAAGGAGCTGTCTCAAAAAATCCCATGCCGCAATTCAGGAAAAACATTTACACCTCTGAAATCATTGAATTTATACTAGACCTTATCAGTTCCGGGGCCAAAACAAAACAGCAGATTATTACGGAATACCGTATTCCCAAAACCACCCTGTATAAGTGGGTCGAAAAATATTCTTCTTCAGAAAAAAAACTGATTTCATTGCAATCTACTCCGGCAGATGATTGA